A segment of the Alistipes communis genome:
AATACGCCCTGATCCGCTACCGCGTCCGCGTCGAAGTGGAGTATTTCATCGCCCTGTGCGAACTGCCGCTGCCCGAATTGAAAGGGATCGACACGACCGCATTCGAGCGACTGCGCGGACTTTACCGCGACTTCTCGACGGCCGACGCCGAGCGCGTCAAGGAGATCGAGCGCACGACCAACCACGACGTGAAAGCCGTCGAGTACCTGCTCAAAGAGAAGATGGATGCGCTGGGGCTGGGCGCCTGCAAGGAGTTCGTCCACTTCGGCCTCACGTCGCAGGACATCAACAACACGGCCATTCCGCTCTCGATCAAGGAGGCGCTGGCGGAGGTCTGCTACCCTGCACTGGCCGAACTGCGCGAGAAGCTCGCCGCGCTGGCCGCCGAGTGGCACGCCGTCCCGATGCTGGCCCACACGCACGGCCAGCCCGCCTCGCCCACGCGGCTGGGCAAGGAGCTGATGGTCTTCGTCGAACGGCTCGACCGGCAGATCGACCAATTGAAAGCCGTCGCCGTCACGGCCAAATTCGGCGGTGCGACGGGCAATTTCAACGCCCACCACGTCGCCTACCCCGCCGTCGACTGGATCGCGTTCGCCAACCGTTTCGTCGGGAATACACTGGGGCTGACCCGCTCGCAGTACACCACCCAGATCGAGCATTACGACAATCTGGCGGCGCTGTTCGACGCGCTCAAACGCATCGACACCATTCTCATCGACCTCTGCCGCGACATGTGGACCTATATTTCGATGGAGTATTTCAAGCAGCGCATCAAGGCCGGCGAGATCGGTTCGAGCGCCATGCCCCACAAGGTCAACCCGATCGACTTCGAAAATGCCGAAGGCAATCTGGGCATCGCCAACGCGCTCTACGAGCATCTGGCGGGCAAGCTGCCCGTTTCGCGTATGCAGCGCGACCTGACCGACTCGACCGTGCTGCGCAATGTCGGCGTTCCGGTGGCCCACACGCTGCTGGCCGTCGCTTCGCTGATGAAGGGGCTGGGCAAGGTGATTCTCAACGAGGAGGCGCTGCGCCGCGATCTGGACGACAACTGGGCCGTCGTGGCCGAAGGCATCCAGACCGTCCTGCGCCGTGCGGGCTATCCCTCGCCCTACGAAGCGCTCAAAGCGCTCACGCGCACCAACACCCACATCACCGCCGAGGCGATCGCCGCATTCATCGCCGGGCTCGACGTCTCGGAAGAGGTCAAGGCCGAGTTGCGCGCCATCACCCCCGCCAGCTACACGGGCATCGACTTCTGACGGATAGATTCCCCGTTCATGCTAAAAGGGAGAGGCTTCGGCCTCTCCCTTTCCCGTTGTACCCCGCACCCCGCGGCATTCGCGGTATTCCGGCCGACGCGGTGCGTTCCGCCCCTCCCGAACGGACATCGCCGCCGATCCGCGAAAAGCATAGCGTCCGTAATGGTCAAAACGAGCCGTTTTGAAAAAGGATATTGTTTATTCTGAAAAAGGCACTACCTTTGCAGCAGTTATCCAAAACATTATCAACCATGACAAAAGCAGAACTGGTAAAAGCAATCGCCGCACAGACCGGCGTCGAAGCCGTGACGGTCGCCACCGTAGTAGAACAGATGATGGAGGAGATCCGCCAGTCGATGATCGGCGGGGAGAACGTCTACCTGCGCGGTTTCGGAAGTTTCATCCTCAAACACCGTGCGCAGAAGGTGGCGCGGAACATCGCCAAGAACACGTCGATCACGATCCCCGCACACAACATTCCGGCTTTCAAGCCGTCGAAGGAGTTCATGGACAAAGTGAAGTAGGCGGATGTCACGAATCCTGCGGTTCCTCTTCCCGACGACGCGCTATACCGCACGGGCTTCGCTCTTCCTGCTGGCCCTGCGGGTGCTCTTCGGCGTGCTGCTGCTGTCGCACGGCATCGCGAAAGTCGACGATTTCGCCGCGCTGTCCGAAGTCTTCCCCGACCCGTTGGGGCTGGGCAGCCGAATTTCGCTGACGCTGGCCATTTTCGGGGAGTTGTTTTGTTCGGTCGGGTTCATCGTCGGCGCCTTCTACCGGCTGGCGCTCATCCCGATGATCTTCACCATGTGCGTCGCGCTGTTCGTCGTCCACGGCGACGATCCCTTCGCCGTGAAGGAACTCGCCGCGATCTACCTCTCGGTCTTCGTCCTGATGTATATTTCGGGACCCGGCAACTATGCGCTTGACCGCCTGATCGCCGAGCGGCTTCGCAATTAGCGAATGCTACGCAAGTAAACGCCGACCGGCCCGTCGTTCGACGGGCCGGTCGCGTATCTCCGAGGCCGGCGGACCCTACGCCCGAAACGGCTTCCCGTCGTTGCGGAGTTTGATTTCGAGCGACGCGCCCGACCACTGGTTGATTCTGTAATGCATGTCGCCGAACGGAACGCCCCCGTAACCGACGCGCAAACGCACGTCGAAAGGCGCGACATTGCCGATCTCGCGGGTTTCGGGCAGCGTGTGCGGCACGATGTAGACATACATGACGATGTGGTCGCACGCGACGCTGCGAATTCCGATCCTGCGCTCCGCAGCCGCTCCCTCCGGCGGAGCCGAAAGATCGCTTCCCACAGGCGCCACGACGCTCTCGGCCGAGGCGAACCCGATCCGGTCGCCGTCCGCGTCGAAACAACCGCACAGAATCGTTACATTATAACGCCACCACCCCTCGTAACGGCTCTCCACTTCCACCGAGAATCCTTCGTCCTTTTTCATACCCGTGCCTTTCACTTTCGGACAAAGATAGTACAAGCCGAGGGCAGAACCAAATTTATTCGGGTTTTGCCGAGGCGCAGCCTATCTGAGCGGAGGCTCGTCCTCCGCAAAGTGTGCAAGCCGAGCGAGAACCTAATTTATTCGGGGTTTGCTGGGGCGCAGCCTGCCGGAGCGGGACTTGCCTCCCGCAACGCCTGCCGGACGCACCGCAAGGCGGGCCTCCGCTCACGGCGGTTTGCGCCCGCGCGGTTCCTTCAATCCGTTCACGATGAGACACAGCGCCCCTGAATACAAAAAGACGAAAATCTTTGTGATTTACTGGAAATATTGTAACTTTGCACGATAAATCTGCACACCGATGGATGTGACGAAACAATACGCAATCGCCTGGAAAGGGCTGAAAAACGGCACCTACCGCTTTGATTTCAAGGTGGATAATGCGCTGTTCGAGGCCTATGGGTCGACCGACATCAAGGACGGCGACCTCTCGGTCGGGGTCACGCTCGAACGGGGCGAGTCGATGCTCTCGTTGCAAACCGTCATCCGCGGTACGGTGACCGTCGCCTGCGACCGCTGCCTGGAAGATTGCCGCCTGCCCGTCGCTTTCGACGGAACGCTGCTCGTCCGCTTTTCGGACGAAGTCGCCGACTACGACGGCGAGGTGATGTGGATTTCGCCGGCCGAGGGGGAAGTGTCGCTCGCACAATATATTTATGAGAGCATCGTACTCTCGCTGCCCTACCAGCGGGTGCATCCCGAAGGCGAATGCGACGCCGACATGCTGCACCGTTTCCGGATCGTCTCGCAGGAGGAGTTTTCGCAGATCGAACACGACGCCGAAACCCGCGCCGAAGCCTCGCAACCGCTCGACGGCGACGCGCTGGCACAGCTCTCTTCGCTCAAAGAGAAGTTGGAAGGCGAAAAGAAGTAGAAATTAAGATGTTGAACTTAAATAACTTATAACAATGGCACATCCTAAACACAAAATCTCGTCTACCCGACGCGATAAGAGAAGAACCCACTACAAGGCTGTCGTTCCGACCGTCGTAACCTGCTCGAACTGCGGCGCAGCGGTGCTCTACCACCGTGTCTGCCCGGAGTGCGGTTTCTACCGCGGCAAGCTGGCGATCGAGAAGAAGGCCGCCGAATAATTCGGCCCCCGAGCGGGCGCGCTGCTGGATCGCGGCGCGCTCTTTTGTACCGCAGACCATTACAAACCAAAGACTGAAGCTATGTTGAAGATTGGTTTAGACGCTATGGGCGGCGACTTCGCACCGGAAGCCGCCGTAAAGGGAGCCGTCATGGCATCCGCAGAGATCGGCGCCGACAGCAAAATCGTACTCTTCGGCGACAAGGAGCGCATCGAGGCGATCCTCGCCGGAGAGAGTTGCCCGGCCGACCGTTTCGAGATCGTTCCCACGACCGAAGTCATCGAGATGGGCGACCACCCCGCCAAGGCATTCCAGCAAAAGGCGGATTCGAGCATCACGGTCGGATTCGCACACTTGGCCAAGGATGCCATCCAGGGCTTCGCATCGGCCGGCAGCACGGGTGCGATGATGGTCGGTTCGATGCAGGTCATCAAACCGATCGACGGAATCATCCGCCCCACCATTTCGTCGCTCGTACCGACGGTAGCGGGGCGCCCCGCCCTGTTGCTGGACGTGGGTCTGAACGTCGACTGCAAGCCCGAAGTGCTGAACCAGTACGGCCTGATCGGCTCGATCTACGCCGAGAGCGTGCTGGGGATCCCCAATCCCCGCGTGGCGATTCTCAACATCGGGGAGGAGGAGACCAAAGGCAACGCCCAATCCAAGGCGGCCCACGAAATGATGAAGGCTTCGGGCCGTTTCAATTTCGTCGGCAACGTCGAAAGTTCGCATATCTTCTCCGGCAAGGTCGCCGACGTGATCGTCTGCGACGGTTTCACGGGCAACGTCATCCTGAAAATGGCCGAAGGGCTCTACCGCATCAACAACGCGCTGGGCGGCAACAACAACAAATTCTGGGAAGCGATGAACTACGAACACGTCGGCGGTACGCCGGTGCTGGGCGTCGGTGCTCCGGTCATCATCGGGCACGGCTGTTCCTCGCCCCTTGCGATCCGGAGCATGATTCTCTCCACGGAACATACCGCGAAGGCCGGTCTGACCGAGAAACTCCGGCTTGCATTCACCGATTAAACTTACAACAAACTTACTTCATAGATGGGAAAAATCAGAGCTGCAATCACAGGCGTCGGCGCTTACCTCCCGGATTATCTCCTTACCAACGACGAACTGAGCCGTATGGTGGATACCTCCGACGAGTGGATCATGACACGCATCGGCATCAAGACCCGCCATATCCTCAAAGGCGAAGCGCTCGGCACCTCGTACATGGGCGTCAAAGCGGTACGGAATCTGCTCGAAAAGAAAAACATGAACCCCGAAGAGATCGATCTCGTCATCTGCGCGACGGTCACGCCCGACATGTTCTTCCCTTCGACGGGAAACCTCATCGCAGGCGAAGCAGGCTGTAAAAAGGCATTCGCCTACGACGTATCCGCCGCTTGCAGCGGATTTCTCTTCGCACTGACCACCGCTTCGAAATTCGTCGAAACGGGAACCTGCAAGAAGGTGATCGTCGTGGGTGCGGACAAGATGTCGTCGATCGTCGACTACACCGACCGCAAAACCTGCCCCATTTTCGGCGACGGCGCTGCGGCCGTACTGCTCGAACCCGACGAAGAAGGTTACGGCGTCATCGATCATATTCTCCATTCGGACGGTACGGGAGCACCCCACCTCTATATGAAAGCCGGCGGTTCGCGCTATCCCGCCTCCGAAGAGACCATCCGCAACAACTGGCACACCATCACGCAGGACGGGCAGGCCGTCTTCAAGGCCGCCGTCTCGAACATGGCCGACGTTTCGGTCGAGATGATGGAGCGCTACAACCTCACTTCGGACGACATCCGCTACCTCGTACCCCACCAGGCCAACCTGCGCATCATCGACGCTACGGCCAACCGCATGGGGCTGACCCGCAACAAATGTATGATCAACATCGACCGCTACGGCAACACCACCGCAGCGACGATTCCGCTGTGTCTCTACGACTACGAAAAGGAATTGAAGCGGGGCGACAAACTCATCCTCGCTTCGTTCGGCGGCGGCTACACCTGGGGATCGGTCTATGTGAAATGGGCCTACGACGGCGAATCCGCGAAATAGGTTTCAATTCCAAGCCGAAAAAAGAAATGGACATCTTTTTTATAAAAGACGTCCATTTCTTTTTTTTCGGAATCACCGTATCTCCGATCAGAAAGCGAGAATGGGACGAGCGGCGCAATCGGCATCATACCAATTGATATACAACTCGATCATACCCTTCGTACCGATCTCGACGATACAGACCGCTTCGGAATCGAACGGTGTCGAAGCCCAGATCGAGCAGAAGGGATGTCCCGCATCGTCGACGACCAACTCCTCTTTCGCATCGGCCGGAATCTTCTCCATCGTGGAATTGAAACGTGCCAGCACATCGTAACCGACCGTTGCACTGCAATATCCATAATCCACGCGATAGGTCGACGTCTGCCACTCTTTCATGGTCGAAGCCACACCGCCTCCGCAGAGATTGGCGATCATATCCCACAACTGGCCGGTACTGGGCAGGAACCAACCGCTGGTCGTCGCAGGTGCAGTCAAGCCGAAACCGTTGATCGTCCAATCGAAAGCCGGCATCATCGTAATATTGGAACCGTAGGTATCTCGAACCGTCATCGTTTCGACATATCCGTTGACATTTTCATACCACGTCGACGGCAGCTTCGCACCTTTCAGACAATCGAAATTCACATCCGACGACCACCATGTCGTCACCTTGTCCGTCCCATGGGCACTGCGCACGGCTACGGCATATCCGTGCGTGTAACCTGCATCTTTCTCACTCTGCGCAATACGATCCGACGCTGTCTGGCAGACGATCGCTACGACGCTTTTCCCTTCGACGGGAGCCGGTTTCTCCTCCGCCCACACGGGATTGAGTCCATCGGATCCGATACTGATCAGACCGCCGTCGCTCCATGTCCCATCGGAGTAGAGATAATCGCCGATCTTCGGAGCCTCCAATACGGCTACGCGCAACGTCGTGATCGAACCGGCATTATCGGGACCGAAATAGACGATAGACACCTCGCCCTCCGAATCGGCGCAAGAAGCGTGCTCGGCAGTCGGAGCGGTCACCGTCAGTTTGCCGTCGGCATAGGCGACCTTCCACTCGTCGGGTTTGGTGATCGTATACTTGATCACGCCCTTCGACTCGACCTCGAAACTCTTGGTCTGGCCGTAGGAGAAATCGGCCAGTGCCGCAGCGCCTTTGATGCTCAGATAGAAATCCGCACCCTTAGCCAGCTTGATCACCGTCCCGGCTTCGTCGTTGAGCGTGATGTAGACATAGGAGTCGTCATACGTGACGCTTTCGAAAAAAGAGGTATCCTGCAATGCCGCCACCGGATTCCCTTCGCTGTCCACCACACGCGAAGAGGTCGTCCCGCCGTCATAGCTAATCGTCCAATAACCCTCGGCATCCACGCCCATCACCGGCGTAACTCCCGATACCGGCATTTTTTCATTCTCCTCGTTCAGCAACCATTCGGTCTTTCCATCGATCGTGCGCGTCCAGTAATAGAGACCGTCGGTATCTTTGTCGATTCCGATCACCGGAGCTGCAGCTCCGGCGGCTCCGTTCTTGATTTCGGCAGTCGTTCCGTCCGAGAAGGTGATCCGGTAACCGTCGGCGATGGGATCGACCTTCGAAACGTAAACTTTGCCCTCCAACGCATCGACGATTCCAGACAATGCGGTATAATCGCCGTTGAGCTTCGCCACCGATTGTTCCAATTTCTCGACACGACCAGACAGTTCGCTCAAATCGCCGCGCAATTGCGAATCGTCATAATCATCGCTGCATCCCGCAACGGTCGAAAGCGACACGATCACCGCACAGCAGATCGCAGATTTAGCGAGCGAGCGGAGAAATCCCCCCCCCTCCGAATCTCTGTAAAACTTCTCATAGCTTAACTAATTTAATTATAAGGAACTAATGTCTTACAAAGATAAGCATGTTCCGAACAAATTGTACTCTCCCTGCCAAAAATCGATTCGAACGAAAAAGCCGGAGGCTTCACAGCGTCCGGCTTCCCATCAATTAATCCAAACAAAACTATTAAAGAAAACTCATAAGTGATTATGAATTTTATCGTCTCCTCCGGCTCCTTTCGAAGCCGTATTCCGGCCGTCGATCCGTCGCAGCCGGAGAGGAGGCAGCGTGCTACTCTACTTCCCAGATACCGCCCTTGCCGAACAGCCGTTCGAGCCACTCGTCCATGAACCCGCAGCGATAGGCGATGTCGATATTCGAGAAACGGCTGCGCATGTAGGGAATCTTGGCGAACGTGTCGCGGAAGCGGGCGCGCGAAACACCCAGCTGCTCCGGCTCGTAGGGAGCGCCGACCAGTTTCAGGCGACGGCGAACCTCTTCGAAGGGAATGATCTGCTTGCGGATGCGCTCTTTCAGCTCGGGCCATGCGGCCTTGAAGGCCGTAAGTTCCCGACGCAGCCCCTCCTTGTCGACATATTTGTTCTTGGTCTCGGTCAGGGCGCGGTCGATGAAGCCGGGTTTCCCGTCGAAGATACGCAGTATCTCCTTCTCGGTCTCCTCCCACGACTTCCACTTGGCCACGCAGGCATCGATGTCGAGCGACTCGATCGGTGCGGCGAGCAGCAGTTCGAGCGAAGCGGTCGAAGCCAGCGTACCGATGCCGACCTTGAAGCCGTGCGACACGTGCTTACCTTCGAACTCCAAATCCTCCATATCCCAGAAGTGGCTGAACTGGTGCTCCATGCCCGACGCCGGACGGCTCGATTTGGCGGCCTGCATGGCAAAACCGCTCAGCAGCAGTCCTTCGGCCAGCTGTTCCACCTTCTTCACGTCGCCGTTGTAGACCCCTTCGGGATCGCTCAACGCCTCCTGCAAACCGTCCTGCACCAGATCGAACGCAAAGCGGTCGATCGCCTCCGATCCCACGACATCGGCGATCATCCAGTCGGCGCCGGCAGGAATCTTGGCGATCAGATCGGCATACCCCGACGCCGACATCGCCTTGGGGGCCTTAGCCGCGATCCGCGGATCGAGGGCCATGCCGTAGGGCGCCGGACAGTCGAACGTCTGCTTGTTACCCTGATAAGTGATCGAAGCGCCGTAGGCCGTATAACCGTCCATCGAGGCGGCCGTGCCAACGCACATGTAACGACGGCCGCAACGGTGCGCCGTCAGCTTCGTCAGGTCGTTGATGACGCCCGAGCCCACGGCCACGGGAATAGCGTCGGTCTTTTTCAGCACGTTCTCCAACTCCTCGACATACGTCCACTCGGCGAACGAATCGTCGTAACCGTATACGTGCGGTTCGTCCTGCGCGATACCGGCCGCGGCGAAATAGTTCTTCACGGCTTCACCGGCCAGCGGATAAGTGATCTTGTCGGCCACGATAATGGCCCGTTTCCCGGGAAACAACTCCTTAAACATCTCGGCCGAACGGGGCA
Coding sequences within it:
- the purB gene encoding adenylosuccinate lyase, whose amino-acid sequence is MLLSNLTAISPVDGRYRKVTERLADYFSEYALIRYRVRVEVEYFIALCELPLPELKGIDTTAFERLRGLYRDFSTADAERVKEIERTTNHDVKAVEYLLKEKMDALGLGACKEFVHFGLTSQDINNTAIPLSIKEALAEVCYPALAELREKLAALAAEWHAVPMLAHTHGQPASPTRLGKELMVFVERLDRQIDQLKAVAVTAKFGGATGNFNAHHVAYPAVDWIAFANRFVGNTLGLTRSQYTTQIEHYDNLAALFDALKRIDTILIDLCRDMWTYISMEYFKQRIKAGEIGSSAMPHKVNPIDFENAEGNLGIANALYEHLAGKLPVSRMQRDLTDSTVLRNVGVPVAHTLLAVASLMKGLGKVILNEEALRRDLDDNWAVVAEGIQTVLRRAGYPSPYEALKALTRTNTHITAEAIAAFIAGLDVSEEVKAELRAITPASYTGIDF
- a CDS encoding HU family DNA-binding protein; this translates as MTKAELVKAIAAQTGVEAVTVATVVEQMMEEIRQSMIGGENVYLRGFGSFILKHRAQKVARNIAKNTSITIPAHNIPAFKPSKEFMDKVK
- a CDS encoding DoxX family protein; the encoded protein is MSRILRFLFPTTRYTARASLFLLALRVLFGVLLLSHGIAKVDDFAALSEVFPDPLGLGSRISLTLAIFGELFCSVGFIVGAFYRLALIPMIFTMCVALFVVHGDDPFAVKELAAIYLSVFVLMYISGPGNYALDRLIAERLRN
- a CDS encoding YceD family protein; protein product: MDVTKQYAIAWKGLKNGTYRFDFKVDNALFEAYGSTDIKDGDLSVGVTLERGESMLSLQTVIRGTVTVACDRCLEDCRLPVAFDGTLLVRFSDEVADYDGEVMWISPAEGEVSLAQYIYESIVLSLPYQRVHPEGECDADMLHRFRIVSQEEFSQIEHDAETRAEASQPLDGDALAQLSSLKEKLEGEKK
- the rpmF gene encoding 50S ribosomal protein L32, with the translated sequence MAHPKHKISSTRRDKRRTHYKAVVPTVVTCSNCGAAVLYHRVCPECGFYRGKLAIEKKAAE
- the plsX gene encoding phosphate acyltransferase PlsX; protein product: MGGDFAPEAAVKGAVMASAEIGADSKIVLFGDKERIEAILAGESCPADRFEIVPTTEVIEMGDHPAKAFQQKADSSITVGFAHLAKDAIQGFASAGSTGAMMVGSMQVIKPIDGIIRPTISSLVPTVAGRPALLLDVGLNVDCKPEVLNQYGLIGSIYAESVLGIPNPRVAILNIGEEETKGNAQSKAAHEMMKASGRFNFVGNVESSHIFSGKVADVIVCDGFTGNVILKMAEGLYRINNALGGNNNKFWEAMNYEHVGGTPVLGVGAPVIIGHGCSSPLAIRSMILSTEHTAKAGLTEKLRLAFTD
- a CDS encoding beta-ketoacyl-ACP synthase III, whose amino-acid sequence is MGKIRAAITGVGAYLPDYLLTNDELSRMVDTSDEWIMTRIGIKTRHILKGEALGTSYMGVKAVRNLLEKKNMNPEEIDLVICATVTPDMFFPSTGNLIAGEAGCKKAFAYDVSAACSGFLFALTTASKFVETGTCKKVIVVGADKMSSIVDYTDRKTCPIFGDGAAAVLLEPDEEGYGVIDHILHSDGTGAPHLYMKAGGSRYPASEETIRNNWHTITQDGQAVFKAAVSNMADVSVEMMERYNLTSDDIRYLVPHQANLRIIDATANRMGLTRNKCMINIDRYGNTTAATIPLCLYDYEKELKRGDKLILASFGGGYTWGSVYVKWAYDGESAK
- a CDS encoding PL29 family lyase N-terminal domain-containing protein, with amino-acid sequence MSELSGRVEKLEQSVAKLNGDYTALSGIVDALEGKVYVSKVDPIADGYRITFSDGTTAEIKNGAAGAAAPVIGIDKDTDGLYYWTRTIDGKTEWLLNEENEKMPVSGVTPVMGVDAEGYWTISYDGGTTSSRVVDSEGNPVAALQDTSFFESVTYDDSYVYITLNDEAGTVIKLAKGADFYLSIKGAAALADFSYGQTKSFEVESKGVIKYTITKPDEWKVAYADGKLTVTAPTAEHASCADSEGEVSIVYFGPDNAGSITTLRVAVLEAPKIGDYLYSDGTWSDGGLISIGSDGLNPVWAEEKPAPVEGKSVVAIVCQTASDRIAQSEKDAGYTHGYAVAVRSAHGTDKVTTWWSSDVNFDCLKGAKLPSTWYENVNGYVETMTVRDTYGSNITMMPAFDWTINGFGLTAPATTSGWFLPSTGQLWDMIANLCGGGVASTMKEWQTSTYRVDYGYCSATVGYDVLARFNSTMEKIPADAKEELVVDDAGHPFCSIWASTPFDSEAVCIVEIGTKGMIELYINWYDADCAARPILAF
- a CDS encoding sn-glycerol-1-phosphate dehydrogenase — translated: MNKVESALQRTTDTKALVIGSDALPRSAEMFKELFPGKRAIIVADKITYPLAGEAVKNYFAAAGIAQDEPHVYGYDDSFAEWTYVEELENVLKKTDAIPVAVGSGVINDLTKLTAHRCGRRYMCVGTAASMDGYTAYGASITYQGNKQTFDCPAPYGMALDPRIAAKAPKAMSASGYADLIAKIPAGADWMIADVVGSEAIDRFAFDLVQDGLQEALSDPEGVYNGDVKKVEQLAEGLLLSGFAMQAAKSSRPASGMEHQFSHFWDMEDLEFEGKHVSHGFKVGIGTLASTASLELLLAAPIESLDIDACVAKWKSWEETEKEILRIFDGKPGFIDRALTETKNKYVDKEGLRRELTAFKAAWPELKERIRKQIIPFEEVRRRLKLVGAPYEPEQLGVSRARFRDTFAKIPYMRSRFSNIDIAYRCGFMDEWLERLFGKGGIWEVE